GGACCCAGGACGAGAATGGTTCCCTGCTCTACCGGTGCCGCGGTGAGGGCGTCGGTCTGGTGCCGGTGACGACGTCCGCGTGGACCGAGTCGTCCTGATCCGCGGGTCGAAACAACCGACGCCCGGGCCAGGTGCAGGAGCTGATCGACCGCATTCGTCGGCGGTCACCCTAGATGCCAGGCCGGGTCGAGGTTACCCCCGACCCGGCCGCGCGTGAGTCGGAGACGGAAGCTATTCCACGGTGATCTCGACGCGTCGGTTCCGCGCTCGGCCTTCCTTCGTCCTGTTGTCAGCGACCGGCTTGGACTTCCCCCAACCCTTCGTCGTGATCCGCGATGACGCGATCCCTTGCGCCTCCATGTAATCGGCGACGGCGTTGGCCCGCCGCTCGGACAGCCGCTGGTTGTACGCGTCCGAACCGATCGAGTCGGTGTGGCCCTCGACGAGCGCGCGGAGCTCCGCGTGCTCCTTCATCGGCCGCACGACGTCCGTATCGATCCGCTCCTTGCCCGCGGGCTTCAGCGTTGCCTTGTCGAAGTCGAAGTACGTGTCGGCCGAGAGCTCGATGTGCTTCCGCGTCGGCGGTGGAGGAGGGGGCGGCGGTGGTGGCGGCGGAGGCGGCGCTTTCTCTGTCGGATCACAGATGAGGTGGCCGAGGAGCGTCCCGATGGCCCCTCCAACGACCGCGCCCCCTCCTGCTGCCTCGCCGGTGTGCTCGGCGGAGCGGTCCTTCTCATACGCATTGACGAGCCCCCCCGCGGTGCCGGCGCCGACGGCGGCTCCGACGAGTCCGCCGGCGACCGCACAGTAACTCCATCGCCGCTCCCGCATGGCGCTACAGCCACTCAGGATGAGGACGGCGGCGAGCCCGACCGCAGTCACTTTCCGATCATGCATGCTAGGCCTCCCTGTATGCGTGATGGTCGGGGTTCGTAGCTCTGTCGCGTGAGCCAGTCAATCTCGACCAGGCGGCTTACCAGCCATCATGCATGAGAGCAGGGGACCCCGCCGCCGAACCCCCGGCGTGGCAGCCGCCCGGTCGTGAGGGGTGCGCAACGGCGAGCGGGGTACGTTCCGATGTCGATCTGATTCAGCGGTTGCAGCGCCGGTGCTTGCGTCGTCCCCCCGGACGGACGTAAGCCGAAGGTCCAATTTACGGCCATCGCGTTCCTTGGTTCAGCTCCACCCGACATGGGCGCGCGCGGTGTCCATCTGCGCGGGCGCTCGGAGCGGTGGAGCCAGACGAATGAGGAGGTCTGAGCACACATAGAACCGTCGCGCAGTACCTGGTAGCGGGGGCAGTGACGCTCGCTTTGGCGGGCAGCGGGATCGCGGCCGGCGTCTTCGTGTACCCGCAGCAGGCGACCCGCAGCGCCCACGACCGCGCCTTCGCCGCCTGCATGGAAGGCCGCGGGTACACGGTCCGATGAGGGCAGGGAGGACAGGGATGAGCGGATGGGACTTCCGGCGCCGTCAGCTTGCCGACCCACCGCGGTCGAACGGCAGCAGTGGAACGCCCACCGCGGCTGCACCGAGCCCCGCAGCGACGTTCACTGCCCCGAAGATCGGCTGGACCGCGACGAGGGCGTCGGTGAAGAGCAGGAAGAACGAGTCGTCGGCATTGCGGTGGTAGATCGTCGACGTCAGGACGTTGCTCTCGCGCAGCCGGACGCGCAGCGGGCTCTCGTGACGGTACATGTCGTCGAGGCACCAGCGGCGGTTGGACAACAGACTCGGTCACGTCCTCTCGGTACGCGCGCTCGGCGGCGCCCGGCGACGAGCGCAGCGACGAGTCGCGTGACCGGGCGTGTCTTCATGCGGTCTCGTTTCGCCGGTCGCCACGCTCGCCGTCAACGGCCGCGGCGTCCGCCCTCCTGCTGGGCACGTCGGCGCCGACGCCGCGGTCGGCCTCAGTGCGTACCGACTCGTTGCTGGACGCCCCGGCGATCCGCGTGCGAAGCCTCTCGGGCTCGAACCCGAGTGCCTCACAGATGTTGACGAAGGAGAACGCCCATCCGCAGTCGCTGGAGCCGATCCATTCCGCGGCGCGGCGTCTGAGAATGGCGCGGCGTGCGTCCAATGCGCTGCCATCGCGGAGGACGAGCTCGATGGCGTCGGTCAGCACCGCCAGCATGAGCCGTTTCTCGGGCTGAAGGGCGGCGTTTTCGCCGCGAGCCGCCCCCCCCACTGCGCCGGCGTCACCGCCTCGAAGTCCAGGGGCGGGAAGCCGCGCGGCCGTGGCGGCCGGTGCGCCCCCTCCCCATCTTCCATGCGGGCATTCACCGCCATCGCGAGGACTCTCGAGGGTGCGTGGTATGGCACCGACGACTCCGCTAGCGCGCCGACCGAGACTCGGCGTCCGCCGGCACACAGACGAGCGTCGCATTGTCACGGTCGTTCCGTGGCGCAGTCGCGACCGGCCGCGAATGCAACCCGAGCTTTCGGAGCCGGCGGGCGAGCGCCCAGCGCGTGATGCCGAGCACTCGCGCGGCGCGGCGCTGGTTGCCGCCGGCCAGCTCGAGCGCGCGGGCGATGTGACGCGACTCGAGCTCGCGCAGCGTGCAGAGCGGGCCCTCGGCATGGCTGTTCCCGTCGTTCATCATCGTCGTGTCCTCCGTCTCGACGGCCGCCGAAGTGGTCGGACGTCGGGTCGAGCGCGAAAGCACCGGCCATGCCAGCCGAAGCGCGCGCCATCGCACGGGCCGGGCCGCATGAGAGGCCGGGTCGTTTCGACACCCGGATCAGAAGGGCACGGTACCCCCCGCCCGTCCGCCGCCTCGCGCGCCGAAGGACCTGCGG
The genomic region above belongs to Deltaproteobacteria bacterium and contains:
- a CDS encoding OmpA family protein, with the translated sequence MHDRKVTAVGLAAVLILSGCSAMRERRWSYCAVAGGLVGAAVGAGTAGGLVNAYEKDRSAEHTGEAAGGGAVVGGAIGTLLGHLICDPTEKAPPPPPPPPPPPPPPTRKHIELSADTYFDFDKATLKPAGKERIDTDVVRPMKEHAELRALVEGHTDSIGSDAYNQRLSERRANAVADYMEAQGIASSRITTKGWGKSKPVADNRTKEGRARNRRVEITVE